A window from Cyprinus carpio isolate SPL01 chromosome A11, ASM1834038v1, whole genome shotgun sequence encodes these proteins:
- the LOC109083720 gene encoding uncharacterized protein LOC109083720 has translation MADDSDQRSVLMEIPEPQAKITGRLRRSYMDVLSGSARHGTHGCRVRRGHACACVCRDVSGHKRSSVSEVDAGSGRHRTRGGLDACETSVSRQLLSNLLLAEQSVQMASGSFTSDLRLLLEDLHLKKTSVYRSIPYSRLASNRDAHCYRKARPHLMAFRRSCQDGGRLLLQKAQWEKLLEFVQVACRYASELPQWETSTHNALREHCYNTLAAFCTAALQKHRPAARRARELLRRFKMAPVSRRAIGPCLEELEKILQEYQRGESQTQIHP, from the exons ATGGCAGATGATTCTGATCAGAGATCAGTGTTGATGGAGATCCCAGAACCACAGGCCAAAATCACAG GACGTCTGAGAAGATCCTACATGGATGTCCTGTCCGGCAGCGCGAGACACGGGACGCATGGCTGCCGAGTGAGACGTGGACacgcgtgtgcatgtgtgtgtcgtGACGTCAGTGGTCACAAACGCTCCTCTGTCTCTGAGGTGGACGCAGGTTCAGGGAGACACCGGACCCGAGGCGGTTTGGACGCGTGCGAGACGTCCGTCTCCAGACAGCTGCTCAGTAATCTTCTGCTGGCCGAGCAG TCTGTTCAGATGGCGTCCGGCTCCTTCACATCTGACCTCAGGCTCTTACTGGAGGATCTGCATCTGAAGAAGACCAGCGTCTACAGATCCATCCCGTACTCCCGCCTTGCCTCCAACCGAGACGCACACTGCTACAGGAAAGCCCGGCCACACCTGATGGCCTTCAGG CGCTCGTGTCAGGACGGAGGCCGGCTGCTCCTGCAGAAAGCGCAGTGGGAGAAGCTGCTGGAGTTCGTTCAGGTGGCGTGTCGCTACGCTAGTGAACTCCCGCAGTGGGAGACCagcacccataatgcactgcgaGAGCACTGCTACAACACGCTAGCGGCGTTCTGTACTGCAGCGCTGCAGAAACACAGACCCGCTGCGCGCAGAGCTCGAGAACTGCTGCGCAG gTTCAAAATGGCTCCGGTGTCGAGGCGAGCGATAGGCCCGTGTTTAGAAGAGCTGGAGAAGATCCTTCAGGAATATCAGCGCGGAGAATCACAAACACAGATCCACCCGTGA
- the LOC109083718 gene encoding filamin A-interacting protein 1-like isoform X2, translated as MTAKLTSEDAQNRQLRQKLSSLSRQLDELEETNKTLHRAEEELLELRDKISRGECGNSSLVSEVEELRKRVLEMEGKDEELIKMEDMCRDLNRKLEKESSQSCSLKAEVDKLNHRIMELEKLEDAFGKSKQECNSLKSNLEKERTMTKHMSNELDVLRVRIKELEATEVHLEKTELALKEDLTKLKTLTVMLVDERKAMAEKLKLMEDKVQNSTGKLQAEQDKVNTVTEKLIEESKRALRSKAELEEKMCIATRERDELKAKLKAEEEKNSDLQSKVSMTKKRLQSLEAVERELLRKKAKEEHTKSPVPYHYQQEDNKVKDLTQEVERLRRKLKEMKAVEGDLLKTEDEFESLEKRYSNEQERAKALMEELEISRKELSKFQLAEKEESNQEHILYKRLKEEEAKSSHLTREVEALKEKIHEYMGTEESICRLNTDHTTLQRKLTQQEVRNKELAREMETLTRELERYRRFSKSLRPGMNGRRFSDLQVSTKEVQTDPTDSLSPNYKNLAPLERALVNGKLYVESDPEDEVNYEFNLTKCSPSHMNNVNNLNNNMRRVRGPFLKTRESQHPINAKMQPRQNGNHVQQGDVFLAHSPGQPLHIKVTPDHGHNMTTLEITSPTTENAQSYTSTAVIPTSGAPPKQRITILQNSPISPSNKPKGSPPPPESPCSPSTPDRSMSPLSIAAYSQTLASESCGTVTPDRAMSPIQIVSVTTGSPDRLEPIELVGGHTVFHVSPERQNSWQLQRSNSSGPNVITTDDNKIHIHLGSPYIQAVNTTAKSIPYYSLGPEQRIPVLTSGTPAKGNNKITSSIVIKPTSSPISRPSQITMPLESFPCPGPTRIPKPKGSNGAVQTPLNSGKRVSNNLNLMNQPTKS; from the exons ATGACTGCCAAACTGACCAGTGAAGATGCCCAGAACAGACAGCTGCGGCAGAAGCTCTCCTCACTCAGCCGGCAGTTAGATGAGCTGGAAGAAACCAACAAGACCCTGCACAGAGCGGAGGAAGAACTGCTGGAGCTGCGGGATAAAATCAGCCGAGGGGAATGTGGCAACTCCAGCCTAGTGTCAGAGGTGGAGGAGTTGAGGAAACGAGTGCTCGAAATGGAGGGGAAGGATGAGGAGCTGATCAAGATGGAGGACATGTGCAGGGACCTCAACAGAAAGCTGGAGAAGGAGTCGAGCCAGAGCTGTAGCTTAAAAGCAGAGGTGGACAAGCTGAATCACAGAATCATGGAACTTGAAAAGCTAGAAGACGCCTTTGGGAAGAGTAAGCAGGAGTGCAATTCACTGAAAAGCAACCTAGAGAAAGAGCGGACCATGACTAAACACATGTCaaatgaattagatgtgctgagAGTCAGAATCAAAGAGCTTGAAGCTACCGAGGTTCATTTGGAGAAGACAGAGCTGGCGCTGAAAGAGGATCTGacaaaactgaaaacactgactgTCATGCTGGTGGATGAGAGAAAAGCCATGGCTGAAAAGTTAAAGCTGATGGAGGACAAAGTGCAAAACAGCACTGGCAAACTGCAGGCAGAACAAGATAAAGTCAACACTGTCACTGAAAAACTGATTGAAGAGAGCAAGAGAGCTCTGCGGTCAAAGGCCGAACTGGAGGAGAAGATGTGTATTGCAACTAGGGAGAGGGACGAGCTCAAAGCTAAGCTGAAAGCGGAAGAAGAGAAAAACAGTGACCTTCAGTCAAAGGTCAGCATGACGAAAAAGAGACTTCAGTCACTGGAAGCAGTGGAACGAGAATTATTGAGGAAGAAGGCCAAAGAGGAGCACACAAAGAGCCCAGTTCCTTACCACTACCAACAAGAAGACAACAAAGTGAAAGATTTGACCCAGGAAGTGGAACGCCTCAGGAGGAAGTTAAAGGAGATGAAGGCGGTTGAGGGTGATCTTTTGAAAACTGAAGATGAGTTTGAATCCCTGGAAAAGAGATATTCCAATGAACAGGAACGAGCAAAAGCCTTGATGGAGGAGCTGGAGATCTCCAGGAAGGAACTTTCAAAGTTCCAGTTGGCTGAGAAAGAGGAATCCAACCAagagcatatactgtataaacgTCTGAAAGAGGAAGAGGCCAAATCCAGCCATCTCACCAGAGAGGTCGAAGCCCTCAAAGAGAAGATCCATGAGTACATGGGCACAGAGGAATCCATCTGCCGCTTGAACACAGACCACACAACCCTACAGAGAAAACTCACCCAGCAAGAGGTCAGGAACAAAGAGCTGGCCAGAGAGATGGAGACCCTTACACGAGAACTCGAGAGATACCGCCGCTTCAGTAAGAGTCTTAGGCCGGGCATGAACGGAAGACGTTTCTCAGATCTCCAAGTCTCCACAAAGGAGGTGCAAACGGACCCAACAGACAGCCTGTCCCCAAATTACAAGAACCTTGCACCACTGGAACGTGCCCTGGTCAACGGCAAGCTTTATGTAGAGAGCGATCCAGAGGATGAGGTTAATTACGAGTTCAACCTCACAAAATGCAGTCCATCACACATGAACAATGTCAACAATCTTAACAACAACATGAGAAGAGTCAGAGGCCCTTTTCTTAAGACTCGAGAAAGTCAGCATCCAATAAATGCCAAGATGCAACCGAGACAGAACGGTAATCATGTTCAACAAGGAGACGTGTTCCTTGCACACAGTCCTGGACAACCCCTCCATATCAAAGTGACCCCTGACCACGGGCACAACATGACAACTCTCGAGATCACGAGTCCCACCACAGAGAACGCCCAGTCCTATACAAGCACAGCGGTCATCCCGACAAGCGGCGCCCCTCCAAAACAGCGCATCACAATCCTCCAGAACTCACCAATCTCACCTTCCAACAAACCCAAGggttctcctcctcctccggaGAGTCCCTGCAGCCCCAGCACACCCGATCGCTCCATGTCACCACTCTCCATAGCAGCCTATTCGCAAACTCTAGCTTCTGAGTCCTGCGGAACAGTGACCCCAGACCGAGCCATGTCGCCCATTCAGATCGTGTCCGTTACCACTGGAAGCCCAGACCGGTTGGAGCCGATAGAGCTTGTGGGAGGTCATACAGTTTTCCATGTGAGCCCGGAAAGGCAGAACAGCTGGCAACTGCAGAGGTCCAACAGCTCAGGTCCAAATGTTATTACCACTGACGACAACAAAATCCATATTCACTTAGGGAGCCCCTACATTCAAGCCGTAAACACCACAGCCAAATCCATCCCCTATTACTCCCTCGGGCCAGAGCAAAGGATTCCAGTGCTAACCAGTGGCACTCCAGCCAAAGGCAACAACAAAATCACAAGCAGCATCGTGATAAAGCCCACATCCAGTCCGATCTCACGACCCTCACAAATAACA ATGCCTCTGGAATCATTCCCGTGTCCTGGACCCACCAGGATCCCCAAACCCAAAGGATCAAACGGCGCCGTCCAAACCCCACTGAACTCTGGGAAACGTGTGTCTAACAACCTGAACCTGATGAACCAGCCAACCAAATCATGA